A region of Candidatus Bathyarchaeia archaeon DNA encodes the following proteins:
- a CDS encoding CDP-alcohol phosphatidyltransferase family protein: protein MLSGLGERLTKPLLRLARSLGGAGLRPNHVTLMGLASSAVAAYGYYKYTPQDRWFPLIFLALAGFLDALDGLMARELSMKSKVGGILDSTVDRLGESMLFLGLILSGVVDVLWGLLALIFSFMVSYVRARAEGEGFSLKGKGFAERPERLIILLAATAADKLNIGVAAIAILSLITMFQRIYHLHGLRSVGAV, encoded by the coding sequence GTGTTAAGCGGGTTAGGCGAACGGCTCACTAAGCCCCTGCTCAGACTCGCCAGAAGCCTTGGCGGCGCAGGGTTACGGCCAAACCATGTCACATTGATGGGGCTAGCATCCTCCGCCGTCGCCGCCTACGGATATTACAAGTACACTCCACAGGATCGATGGTTTCCCCTAATATTCCTAGCGTTAGCGGGATTCCTCGACGCCTTAGACGGCCTCATGGCCAGGGAGCTGTCCATGAAATCGAAGGTAGGAGGAATCCTAGACTCAACCGTCGACAGGCTAGGGGAATCCATGCTGTTCCTGGGGTTGATTTTAAGCGGTGTCGTAGACGTCTTATGGGGGCTGTTGGCTTTGATCTTCTCCTTCATGGTCAGCTATGTGAGGGCTAGGGCTGAGGGCGAAGGCTTTTCCCTGAAGGGGAAGGGATTCGCGGAAAGGCCGGAGAGGCTGATCATCCTTCTAGCCGCCACCGCGGCCGATAAACTCAACATCGGAGTCGCGGCTATAGCGATCCTAAGCCTAATAACCATGTTCCAAAGAATATACCATCTACACGGTTTAAGGAGCGTAGGCGCCGTTTAG
- a CDS encoding 30S ribosomal protein S26e translates to MPKKRRSGGRSKGRKGRSELIQCSNCGMLVPRDKAKRRATYVSLVDPALARELRSRGAQIAKQKVVKYYCVSCAVHFGVVKVRAKEERKGYRPF, encoded by the coding sequence ATGCCAAAGAAGAGAAGGTCGGGTGGTAGAAGCAAGGGTAGGAAGGGACGTTCAGAGCTCATTCAATGCAGCAACTGCGGCATGCTGGTTCCAAGGGATAAAGCCAAACGAAGAGCCACTTATGTTTCCCTAGTTGACCCCGCCTTGGCGAGGGAGTTAAGATCCAGGGGGGCACAGATCGCCAAGCAAAAGGTGGTAAAATACTACTGTGTTTCATGCGCCGTACACTTCGGGGTCGTCAAGGTAAGGGCGAAAGAGGAAAGGAAAGGCTACAGACCCTTTTAA
- the proS gene encoding proline--tRNA ligase, with product MAKEIGVTVKRSEDFSEWYTQVVLKSGLADYASIKGFMVLKPYGYEIWERVRQVLDEEFKALGHRNAYFPTLIPESFLKREAEHFKGFTPEVFWVTKTGEDELSERLAVRPTSETIIYDSYAKWIQSWRDLPLLINVWNSVLRAEIKSTKPFIRSSEFLWQEGHTAHETREEADKEVMEILNVYRRLIEQYLAIPVLAGYKSDAEKFVGALYTTTLEAMMPDGKALQMGTSHNLGQNFSKPFEIKFLGRDEKEHYAWTTSWGVSWRLIGAVVMVHGDDKGLVLPPKIAPLQAVIIPIFYSERDKDRVLAKAKRVKEALEKGGVRCMVDDRFQYTPGWKFNDWELKGVPLRVEVGPRDVEGGVVTVARRDLKGKKTVSDEEIPSYVKKTLDDIQNNLFQKASTILKEKTITVKEYDEFKSILEGKGGFLRACWCGDPACEEKVKEETGATIRLISFDEKPFSHCIYCEREAVKVAYFAKAY from the coding sequence ATGGCCAAGGAAATCGGAGTAACTGTAAAGAGGTCTGAGGACTTCTCGGAGTGGTATACCCAAGTGGTGTTAAAATCCGGGCTGGCGGACTACGCCTCGATCAAGGGCTTCATGGTCCTGAAGCCTTACGGATACGAGATATGGGAGAGGGTTAGGCAGGTTCTCGACGAGGAGTTCAAGGCCTTGGGTCACAGGAACGCCTATTTCCCCACCCTCATACCTGAAAGCTTCCTGAAAAGGGAGGCTGAGCACTTTAAGGGATTTACGCCCGAGGTGTTCTGGGTGACGAAAACAGGTGAAGACGAGTTATCGGAGCGTCTAGCTGTGAGGCCTACCTCTGAAACCATCATCTACGACTCATATGCCAAGTGGATTCAAAGCTGGAGAGACCTCCCCTTGTTGATAAACGTATGGAACTCTGTGCTGAGGGCTGAGATCAAGTCCACCAAACCTTTCATCAGGTCCAGCGAATTCCTCTGGCAGGAAGGCCACACAGCCCATGAAACCAGGGAGGAAGCTGACAAGGAGGTTATGGAGATTCTGAATGTTTACAGAAGGCTCATCGAACAGTATCTAGCCATACCCGTGTTGGCCGGCTATAAATCGGACGCTGAGAAGTTTGTAGGGGCCCTCTACACGACGACATTGGAGGCCATGATGCCCGACGGCAAGGCCTTGCAGATGGGCACCTCCCATAACCTGGGCCAAAACTTCTCTAAACCGTTCGAAATCAAGTTCCTAGGCAGGGATGAGAAAGAGCACTACGCTTGGACAACTTCATGGGGTGTTTCATGGAGGCTGATAGGGGCGGTGGTCATGGTGCACGGCGACGACAAGGGGCTGGTCCTCCCCCCTAAAATCGCCCCGCTCCAAGCCGTCATCATCCCCATCTTTTACTCGGAGAGAGACAAGGACAGAGTCCTGGCCAAGGCGAAGAGGGTGAAGGAAGCCCTGGAGAAAGGAGGCGTAAGATGCATGGTCGACGACCGGTTCCAGTACACGCCAGGATGGAAGTTCAACGACTGGGAGTTGAAGGGCGTGCCCCTCAGGGTTGAGGTCGGCCCAAGAGACGTGGAAGGAGGCGTCGTCACAGTGGCGAGGAGAGACCTTAAAGGCAAGAAAACCGTGAGCGACGAGGAAATCCCAAGCTACGTGAAAAAAACGCTTGACGATATTCAAAACAACCTATTTCAGAAGGCTTCAACCATACTAAAGGAGAAAACGATCACCGTTAAAGAATACGACGAGTTTAAATCCATACTGGAGGGTAAAGGGGGGTTTTTAAGGGCCTGCTGGTGCGGCGACCCAGCGTGTGAAGAAAAGGTTAAGGAGGAAACAGGAGCCACCATCAGGCTCATCTCCTTCGACGAAAAACCATTCTCTCACTGCATCTACTGTGAACGTGAAGCCGTAAAAGTAGCCTACTTCGCCAAGGCGTATTAA
- a CDS encoding GAF domain-containing protein, with amino-acid sequence MVEHVLKTEDYCWMLHEIAKALGTAKNLPAVLNLIVKSAVDALNVKACSLRLLDRRAEKLELAAAYGLSDEYLGKGPVEVGKSPVDQEAMKGEPVLVEDVESDGRLQYPDEAKKEGIKSMVCVPLKVRDQVIGSLRAYSSVRRGFSGSELTFLTALANLGAIAIDNARLMGKWRGRVEKMSRLLDVSKKITSTLKSEEVFQAIVQSAVEGLGAKGGTLRLLDEKKRNLDLVASVGLSEKYLAKGSVRVQDEIEEVMSGKVVGVLNAESDPRIKGKNSVKQEGIKSILAAPIAVKGRLIGVLKVYTLEEREFDEEEVEYLAFLASLGGVAIENARLYRLALTNWETLVKNVWGSLDVWRGP; translated from the coding sequence TTGGTTGAACATGTCCTGAAGACTGAGGATTACTGTTGGATGCTCCACGAGATAGCTAAGGCCTTGGGCACTGCTAAGAACCTTCCAGCCGTTTTGAACCTGATAGTGAAAAGCGCGGTTGACGCCTTAAACGTGAAGGCGTGCTCGCTGAGGCTGCTTGACCGGAGAGCTGAGAAGCTTGAGCTAGCCGCCGCCTACGGTCTCAGCGACGAATACCTGGGGAAGGGTCCTGTGGAGGTGGGTAAAAGCCCTGTGGACCAGGAGGCTATGAAGGGAGAGCCTGTGCTCGTTGAGGACGTTGAGTCCGATGGCCGGTTACAGTATCCGGATGAGGCTAAGAAGGAGGGGATTAAATCCATGGTCTGTGTGCCGTTGAAGGTCAGGGATCAGGTTATCGGCTCCTTAAGGGCCTATTCTTCGGTTCGGAGGGGATTCTCAGGGTCCGAGCTCACATTCCTAACGGCCCTCGCGAACCTAGGCGCGATCGCCATCGACAACGCTCGGCTGATGGGTAAGTGGCGTGGAAGGGTGGAGAAAATGTCCCGTCTGCTGGATGTGTCTAAGAAGATCACCTCCACCTTGAAAAGCGAGGAGGTTTTCCAAGCCATTGTTCAATCAGCGGTTGAAGGATTGGGGGCTAAGGGTGGAACCTTAAGGCTGCTGGACGAGAAGAAGAGAAACTTGGATTTAGTGGCCTCTGTGGGGTTGAGTGAAAAATACTTGGCTAAGGGCTCGGTGAGGGTTCAGGATGAAATAGAAGAGGTGATGTCGGGTAAGGTGGTTGGCGTGTTAAACGCGGAATCCGACCCGAGGATAAAGGGGAAAAACTCAGTGAAGCAGGAGGGGATTAAATCCATTCTAGCCGCTCCCATCGCTGTTAAGGGCCGACTCATAGGCGTGTTGAAGGTTTACACCTTGGAGGAGAGGGAGTTCGACGAGGAGGAAGTTGAATATTTGGCTTTCCTAGCCAGCTTAGGAGGCGTAGCCATCGAGAACGCTAGGCTATACCGGCTCGCTCTCACCAACTGGGAAACCCTGGTGAAAAACGTTTGGGGTAGCCTTGACGTTTGGAGGGGGCCTTAA
- a CDS encoding Lrp/AsnC ligand binding domain-containing protein — MVEVNGEITAVISLSADSKKLEKVIEQLVEMPETQDVYEVTGEYDLIAVVKAKDISDFRVIVKDKILQIDGVVNSVSSFVLYTHKKAGEKRC; from the coding sequence GTGGTTGAAGTGAACGGGGAGATCACGGCTGTGATCAGCTTATCAGCCGACTCGAAGAAGCTTGAAAAGGTCATCGAACAGCTCGTCGAGATGCCTGAAACCCAAGACGTTTACGAGGTGACTGGTGAATACGACTTGATCGCTGTGGTGAAGGCTAAGGACATATCTGATTTCAGGGTCATTGTGAAGGACAAGATCCTTCAAATCGACGGAGTCGTCAACTCCGTTTCATCATTCGTCCTCTACACGCATAAAAAGGCTGGAGAAAAACGCTGTTAA
- a CDS encoding endonuclease Q family protein: MAVSPDECGLRVIADLHIHSRYSRATSLNMNLEEISHFGAIKGLNLIGLGDFTHPRWLGELRDGLEEVDETGVYRLKDGRGKVFFIVTTEVSTVFEYEGSVRKVHHVIFAPSLDAAEQVNDGLRRFGDLQVDGRPTLNMTAAELVEVLKGICVEAFIFPAHAWTPWFSLFGSNNGFNSVAECYQDKADEIFALETGLSSDPPMNWRVSALEKYTLISNSDSHSAWPWRLGREANVLDMPELNYRSLIQAFEKKDVSVFKFTVETPPQYGKYHWTGHRLCGVSMPPSEAVKLGNKCPRCGRRMVKGVEQRVEELADRPVGFQPEGAVGYVTVIPLSEILTNVLNLGSPSSRRVWTMYNALVSRFGSEFNVLLEADLSAVAEVTGPQVAKAIEDMRTGRLRIAPGYDGVYGRLLFSEGAEDSSSISPGLGSGKTGLREGLWRYM; encoded by the coding sequence ATGGCGGTTTCGCCGGATGAATGTGGTTTGAGGGTGATCGCCGACTTACATATACATTCTAGGTATAGTCGAGCGACGAGTTTGAACATGAACCTGGAGGAGATTAGCCACTTCGGCGCGATTAAGGGGTTGAACCTTATCGGGTTAGGGGACTTCACCCATCCTCGATGGTTGGGGGAGCTGCGGGATGGGTTGGAGGAGGTTGATGAAACCGGCGTTTACCGGTTGAAGGATGGGCGGGGTAAGGTATTCTTCATCGTGACCACGGAGGTTTCAACGGTGTTCGAGTATGAGGGCTCTGTGAGGAAGGTGCATCATGTGATTTTCGCTCCGAGCCTAGATGCCGCGGAGCAGGTTAACGATGGTTTAAGGCGTTTTGGGGACTTACAGGTTGACGGCAGGCCTACGTTAAACATGACCGCGGCGGAGTTGGTGGAGGTTTTGAAAGGGATCTGCGTGGAAGCCTTCATTTTCCCCGCGCACGCGTGGACGCCTTGGTTCAGCTTGTTCGGCTCGAACAACGGGTTTAACTCCGTAGCCGAGTGTTATCAGGACAAGGCGGATGAAATATTCGCGTTGGAAACCGGCTTGTCTTCGGATCCTCCGATGAACTGGCGGGTCAGCGCGTTGGAGAAATACACGTTGATCTCGAACTCGGACTCGCATTCAGCGTGGCCTTGGAGGCTTGGCCGTGAGGCCAACGTGTTGGACATGCCCGAGTTAAATTACCGTTCTCTGATCCAAGCATTTGAGAAGAAGGATGTAAGTGTATTCAAGTTTACGGTTGAAACCCCCCCTCAATACGGCAAATATCACTGGACAGGGCATAGGTTGTGCGGCGTTTCCATGCCGCCGAGCGAAGCGGTGAAGCTGGGGAATAAATGTCCGAGATGTGGACGTCGAATGGTGAAGGGTGTTGAGCAGAGGGTTGAGGAGCTCGCGGACAGACCTGTCGGCTTTCAGCCTGAAGGCGCCGTGGGATATGTAACCGTTATCCCGTTGTCTGAAATATTGACGAATGTTTTAAACCTAGGTTCACCTTCATCTAGAAGGGTTTGGACCATGTACAACGCCCTGGTTTCTCGGTTCGGCTCAGAGTTTAACGTCCTCCTCGAAGCGGACCTCAGCGCTGTGGCCGAGGTCACAGGCCCCCAGGTGGCGAAGGCCATCGAAGACATGAGGACGGGGAGGTTGAGGATCGCGCCGGGTTATGATGGCGTCTACGGTAGACTGCTTTTCAGCGAGGGGGCTGAGGATTCCAGCTCCATTTCCCCTGGGTTAGGGTCTGGGAAAACAGGGTTAAGGGAGGGGTTGTGGCGTTACATGTAG
- a CDS encoding Snf7 family protein — translation MFEEKVSIGKKLREALKPTPLRKRITLSLSTMKIQLKRLDNTLRQLEQRDKRLYDRCVKAFHEKNQAMAAMYANECAEIRKIAKMTLASQLALERVALRLETIREFGDIAYGMNAAAKVVNMIKDNLQNIIPEVSMKLEEVNDSLQSMILEVGEATESTLSMEASSEEAEKILAEANTLAEQKLKDEFPELPAISAEEPGAKAT, via the coding sequence ATGTTTGAGGAAAAAGTGTCCATTGGGAAAAAGCTGAGGGAAGCTTTAAAACCAACGCCGTTGAGGAAGAGAATCACGCTGTCGCTGTCGACGATGAAGATCCAGCTTAAACGGCTGGACAACACCCTAAGGCAACTGGAGCAACGGGATAAAAGGCTTTACGACCGATGCGTCAAAGCGTTCCACGAGAAAAACCAGGCAATGGCGGCGATGTACGCAAATGAGTGCGCTGAGATCAGGAAAATCGCCAAGATGACCTTGGCCAGCCAACTGGCCCTGGAAAGGGTTGCTTTAAGGCTGGAAACAATCAGGGAGTTCGGAGACATCGCGTATGGAATGAACGCCGCAGCCAAGGTGGTTAACATGATCAAGGACAACCTTCAGAACATCATACCTGAAGTTTCCATGAAGCTGGAGGAAGTGAATGACAGCCTCCAATCCATGATCCTCGAAGTTGGAGAGGCCACAGAGAGCACTTTGAGCATGGAGGCGTCCAGTGAGGAAGCGGAGAAAATCCTCGCTGAAGCCAACACTCTGGCGGAGCAAAAGTTGAAAGATGAATTCCCGGAGCTTCCCGCGATTTCAGCCGAAGAGCCTGGGGCCAAAGCCACTTGA
- a CDS encoding AsnC family transcriptional regulator, whose product MIIDSLDVKILTVMSRDAKKPYTDIGRELKVHPNVVGYRVSRMEKAGVIKGYLLDLDLEKIGFNEQLFVGANFPRDGSRDEIIKQVVSMPQALTVLSTLGNPELLIFLLGRNKCDIEETLSKLKGLNLDVKYSSPIVKAQRNRDLNTLLKTLESEGEVPGEKIEGVTALIEMNGR is encoded by the coding sequence ATGATCATCGACTCTTTGGACGTTAAGATTTTAACGGTCATGTCCCGCGACGCCAAGAAACCCTACACCGACATAGGGCGGGAGTTGAAGGTCCACCCGAACGTTGTCGGTTACAGGGTGAGCAGAATGGAGAAGGCCGGCGTCATCAAGGGCTACCTACTCGACTTGGACTTGGAGAAAATAGGTTTTAACGAGCAACTGTTCGTGGGCGCCAATTTCCCCAGGGACGGGTCAAGAGACGAGATCATTAAACAAGTCGTGTCCATGCCCCAAGCGTTAACGGTTCTCAGCACCCTTGGAAACCCTGAGCTGCTCATATTCCTCCTGGGAAGAAACAAATGCGACATAGAGGAGACCTTGTCCAAGTTGAAAGGCCTAAACCTAGATGTGAAATACTCCAGCCCGATCGTGAAGGCTCAGAGAAACAGGGACCTAAACACCCTCCTGAAAACGTTAGAGTCGGAGGGTGAGGTTCCTGGAGAAAAGATTGAAGGTGTGACCGCTTTAATTGAAATGAATGGAAGGTGA
- a CDS encoding ATP-binding protein produces MSASMELEKLAAKYAEEAVNLDRQGSAEMAITRYQRAVEILLKLSTLYPTSPQKKIYMSRVKSYRKRIEELRNGAQHLDYHGTNERTLSISFNELVIAEKPNVHWDDIADLSEAKKALEETLIYPVKRPDLFPLGWPRGILFYGPPGCGKTLLASAVATEIDAVFYCVDSASLMSKWLGESEKNVARLFQEARDRAIKGQPAVIFLDEIDSLIGKRASEVGGEVRTRNQFLKEMDGVLDKRRQLHVYVIGATNKPWEMDDAFIRRFQKRIYVPLPSYDARLEIFKIYTKSLKLSRDVSLEELAEKTEGYSGSDVRDIIQAAHIKVVREFFENCDPEDRRAGPREIYRNDFMDIIEKRKPSVHKAMLRNFEYWSKEFSAI; encoded by the coding sequence TTGTCCGCCTCAATGGAGCTGGAGAAGTTGGCCGCCAAATACGCGGAGGAAGCTGTAAACCTGGATAGGCAAGGATCCGCTGAAATGGCCATCACCCGGTATCAGAGGGCTGTGGAAATCCTGTTAAAGCTCAGCACACTGTACCCTACTTCGCCGCAGAAGAAAATATACATGTCAAGGGTTAAATCATACCGGAAAAGGATTGAAGAGCTCAGGAACGGAGCTCAACACCTCGATTATCATGGAACGAATGAGAGGACGCTGAGCATAAGCTTCAACGAGCTCGTCATCGCCGAAAAACCCAACGTGCATTGGGATGACATAGCCGACCTCAGCGAGGCGAAGAAAGCCCTGGAGGAAACTTTGATTTACCCTGTTAAGAGGCCTGACCTATTCCCCCTTGGATGGCCTAGGGGCATCCTCTTCTACGGGCCCCCGGGATGTGGGAAAACGCTGCTAGCCTCAGCCGTGGCCACGGAGATAGACGCAGTATTCTACTGCGTGGACTCAGCCTCCTTGATGTCCAAGTGGTTAGGAGAGTCGGAGAAAAACGTTGCGAGGCTTTTCCAAGAGGCTAGGGATAGGGCGATCAAGGGGCAGCCTGCCGTCATATTCCTAGATGAAATAGACTCCCTCATAGGAAAGAGGGCCAGCGAGGTTGGAGGGGAGGTTAGAACCAGAAACCAGTTCTTAAAGGAGATGGACGGGGTCCTAGACAAGAGGAGGCAACTCCACGTGTACGTGATCGGGGCCACGAACAAGCCGTGGGAGATGGATGACGCGTTCATCCGAAGGTTCCAGAAACGCATATACGTCCCGCTTCCATCCTACGACGCCCGTCTGGAAATCTTCAAAATATACACGAAAAGCCTAAAGCTGAGCAGAGACGTAAGCCTGGAAGAGCTCGCTGAAAAGACGGAGGGATACTCGGGAAGCGATGTCAGGGACATCATCCAAGCCGCCCACATCAAGGTTGTCCGAGAATTCTTCGAAAACTGCGACCCCGAGGACCGGCGAGCAGGGCCGAGAGAAATATATAGAAACGACTTCATGGACATCATCGAGAAACGAAAACCCAGCGTCCATAAAGCCATGCTAAGAAACTTCGAGTACTGGTCTAAGGAGTTCAGCGCCATATGA